Proteins encoded in a region of the Canis lupus familiaris isolate Mischka breed German Shepherd chromosome 1, alternate assembly UU_Cfam_GSD_1.0, whole genome shotgun sequence genome:
- the OVOL3 gene encoding putative transcription factor ovo-like protein 3, with protein sequence MPRAFLVRSRRPQPPNWGHLPDQLRGDAYVPDCSNQQGPPARQSPGLRDSWAAPRQGSLASSPRGPGTLGCPLCPKAFPLQRMLTRHLKCHSPARRHVCRCCGKGFHDAFDLKRHMRTHTGIRPFRCGACGKAFTQRCSLEAHLAKVHGQPASYAYRERREKLHVCEDCGFTCSRPDTYVQHRALHHAA encoded by the exons ATGCCCCGTGCCTTCCTGGTCAGGAGTCGGCGTCCACAGCCACCCAACTGGGGCCACCTGCCTGACCAGCTTCGAGGAGATGCCTATGTTCCAG ACTGCAGCAACCAGCAGGGCCCACCAGCACGCCAATCTCCTGGCCTCCGGGACTCTTGGGCGGCG CCGAGGCAGGGCAGTCTGGCCTCCAGTCCCAGGGGCCCCGGGACGCTTGGCTGCCCACTCTGCCCCAAGGCCTTCCCTTTGCAGCGCATGCTGACACGGCACCTCAAGTGCCACAGCCCTGCACGTCGCCATGTGTGCCGCTGTTGTGGCAAAGGCTTTCACGATGCCTTCGACCTCAAGCGTCACATGAGGACTCACActg GGATCCGGCCGTTCCGCTGTGGAGCTTGCGGGAAAGCATTTACACAGCGCTGCTCCCTTGAAGCTCATCTCGCCAAGGTGCACGGGCAGCCGGCCAGCTATGCTTACCGTGAGCGCCGTGAGAAGCTGCATGTGTGTGAGGACTGTGGCTTCACCTGCTCGAGGCCCGACACCTACGTGCAGCACCGTGCTCTACATCACGCTGCCTGA
- the POLR2I gene encoding DNA-directed RNA polymerase II subunit RPB9, with amino-acid sequence MEPDGTYEPGFVGIRFCQECNNMLYPKEDKENRILLYACRNCDYQQEADNSCIYVNKITHEVDELTQIIADVSQDPTLPRTEDHPCQKCGHKEAVFFQSHSARAEDAMRLYYVCTAPHCGHRWTE; translated from the exons ATGGAGCCAGACGGGACCTACGAGCCCGGTTTCGTGGGTATTCGATTCTGCCAGGAATG TAACAACATGCTTTATCCCAAGGAGGACAAGGAGAACCGCATCCTGCTCTACGCG TGCCGGAATTGCGATTACCAGCAGGAAGCCGACAACAGCTGCATCTATGTCAACAAGATCACGCACGAAGTGGA CGAACTGACCCAGATCATCGCCGACGTGTCCCAGGACCCCACGTTGCCGCGGACCGAGGACCACCCGTGCCAAAA GTGTGGCCACAAGGAGGCGGTGTTCTTCCAGTCACATAGTGCCCGGGCTGAG GACGCCATGCGCTTGTACTACGTGTGCACGGCCCCACACTGTGGCCACCGCTGGACCGAGTGA